AGTCAAAGAAACTCTCCTGTAAACAAAGATACAAAAGGTAAAGAGGCTTCcaccatgataaaaacacacaagcacaacatACGACTCTTCTACAGTGAACAAAGTAAAATCACTGTTCTGCTTCCTTTCTCTTCATTGCCAACTAGTCAAAACTAGCCAAGGCAAACGCTTCAAGTCACAGATACAAGGCAAATACAAAAGCATGTGCAGACCTGCCATTGTCTACACGCTGTCTGTCAgagtgattattattttatagtcAGTGGGGGGTCCAACGGATCCCCCATACCAGACAGTGCTTTGTTCTCACTGCCAGTACTGAGCACTtgtaaacagacagaaacatcacACCCTCATTACAtctttttgtacatttgtaaGAAAGTATATTGGAAAAAGGAAtcttacactttttaaaaggaCACAGTGCTTTGTGACATTTAGTACTCGTATGTAAACTGCAAGTTTATAGAAAATCAGCTTAGTTACTTTGATCATCAGGGGGGAGGGAGATGATGCAGAATGCTCTTTGTAGTTACTTCATAAAGTCTGACCCCAGTCACAACTCATTTGAATAGTTCAAGTATTTTCATAAATTACCATTGCACTCGTACACGAGGCAGCAGCTGCGTTCTTCACACCACCTACAGAACATCTTAACAGAGTTTTAAATACCCGTAGTGGGTAAAAAAAAGTTTAGGGAGATCTTTAATggtaaagaaattaaaatgacattaattcTGCTGCACGATTACTACGAAAATCTTTACAGCTTTCCCATCTCACCCGTGTGTTGGCTTCACTACACCGGCTTCCTGTCAAATTTAAGGTTGAATTCAAAAAGCCTTCCAATTGGTTCTGGCTCCTTCGTAAATCAGTGATATCTGGTGTCCTAGCTAACAGGCTCCCTCTGGGAGTCAGATCAGAAGATCTCGTCTCAAAACGTGTTTATTTGCAAAGGAAATCTATTGACCTGGTTTGTTCTTTTAcaaattttaaatatttattcagatgctttttgttgttgttttttgcaattGTGAAGCATTTTGTACCCTGGTTTTAAAAAAGTTCTATTTATTTACTAATGATTATGTTAATATGATGTTCTAAACACAGGAAACATGtcttaattaaaaaacacaaataacatgagtaaaaaataaatgtgaattgtaatgacaataaataaaacgcCACTTGGTGTGTATTTCTCTTTATGACCTCCGTCAAGGATGTTATGTTTTCGGTTCGGTTTGTTCGttgcaggattacagaaaaactactggcttgattttcatgaaacttggtggaaaggTTGAAGTGTGGGGCAAGGAAGAACCCGTTGAATATTTGGAGCGGAGGTGGATACACGTATTATGTTTTACTTATGGAACCGGCCATGGCGGACGTCTGCGCTCGCCGACTGCCCTTTTAGTTTCCATTATTAATGATTAGTCAATAATGTAATCATCAATCATAAAGGTTCACACTTTCAGTGATACAACAATAAACTAATTACCTTCCGCTCACTCTGACAGAATCAAACATAACAACTCCTTTTGCATTTACCTCGGGGTGGGCCCCTTAGGAGTAGTGGTACCCTTAGGAGTAGTCGTACCCTTAGGAGTAGTGGGCCCAGCATTATTAGCACTGTTGGACGCTTTCGGTGTTGAGGGAGTGAGGGGGGCGATGCGTGGCTGGGTTGTGGAGGAGCTGGTGGGGGTGAGGGGGGTGATGCGAGGTTGGGGAGTAGAGGGTGCGCTTGTGCTTGCCGATGTTGGGGTCTGAGGTGCTGAAGGAGCTGTGTTTTTAGGGGTAGAGGGCTTCCCCCAGCCCTCCAAGGTGTTGAGGGTGATCCTACGGGGCTGAGGTTTAGACTTGGCACTCGGGgtgctcttcttctcctcagggGGGGTCACAGAGGGGGCGTCTTTGCTCAGGTTGGTTTGGGATGTGGAAGTCGGGGCTGAGCTTGGTGGCTGGGTCGAAGGAGAGGAGGTCCTTGCCGCCGCCGacttctttccctttttctcaACACCAGTGTTTGGGGTAAAGACCTCCAGGGTGGGGGGCTCTTTCAGCGGAGTGCCCAGCTCCCCAGGAGAGAAGGACAAGAAGGAGCAGTAGCCGTCTGTGGAGGACACAGCCAGGAAGGAACCGTCACGTGACCTAAAGAGGATATCATATTAATTTTCTGGTGTAGTGCCCATTGACCAGCTGGAGAAAAAGTCAACCAATCAGAGCTTAGTAGTTGAGATTAAGAACGGGGACATCGTCTTCCTACAGAGCTAGCTACATAAAAAGGGTGTGGAGGATATTAATACAGCTGTAAAAGATATCTGAAGTAACAAAAATAACTCTTATATTGACATACGTCTTTGGtcaatgtgaaaaatgtcaacCAGTTTCTGTTTCAACTGAAAGTAACGACCCTTTGTCTGAAAATTactattgtgtttttgtatgtagATATTCTTGTATAACTGTAAATGTACTTACGTgtaagacacagacacacacacacacacacacacacacacacacacacacacacacacacatacacacacacacatacaattaaTTCCCACAAATGACGActgttgaaaatgttgtttagCTATTCAAGAAAAGCCAATAGGCAATAGAAGGGAGCTCCAGTTTACCATGTTAGATCACTGAGTGTGTGGTAGTGGATGTTGGACACCAGGCCGAAGGGAAGGGTCTGCTGCGTGTCGTACAAGAAGATGGAGTCCTCGGACGCCACAGCAAACACCATGCGGTACGGCAGCTGGAACACGTTGGGAAAAGCCTGAACAGAACCATCTGTagaggagaaacagaggaagaatGAAGAAAACATGCAAGTAAAACGGAAGATCAAAATGGGAGGGCTTCATTATCATTCTTGGTGGTATCTAATTGAGCACATGTTCTTGCCTTCTTCAGTCTTGGTCCTGAGTTCAAAGTACACGGGGCAGCAACGCACAGCCAGTGTAGCTTTAGTTGGACACGGCAAGTGGGCGATAGGcctaaaacacacagacagagatttGTACATCAAATAGCAGCAAGAATACAGCAAACTCTGAAAAACTATAAATCCCACAGCATGTCACCTCTTGAGACTCTTCCTGGAAAAGATGTATGTGGTATTTATGATGTTTTCTCCGCTCTCCACACATCCAGCTGAGGTTAAAAAGGGTGACAACAGAAGATTGAAATGAGTTCATATGAACCATCTCAATTACTACTTTTCACCAATTACTGCCAGGTAAAAGCCACATATTTAGCACGCTGTGTACAGGTACCTGGAGCGAGTAAGAAAGACCCATCTGGTGTGAATGAAAGACGTCGGAAAAACGACCTCATGCTGTCATCGTGGAACATTCTGTGCTGCTTGACCTGCGAACATTAAGAGAAATGCAGCACTGagagcgtctgtgtgtgtgttacatgccTCACTCACTTGGCAGCAGATCTCTAAAGATATTACAGAGTACTTTCAGAATCTTAAGACAAAAAATATAGGGAAGACACATATTCAGAAGCGTCATAAAGACATTTAGTGAGAGCAGAGAGCTGGTTTCAAGTAGAATAATGTAAAAAGTCAAAATTAGATATCATGTTCATTGTACATGGCTAGTTCTGACAAAATTCATGATTTCATTTTAAGTCCATAGTCACATCTAAACACAATGGAGTGATTTCTACTGACCTCTCCCTCTGCAAGCGGCCCAGAGCTCATTTTACTGATACAGAAGGCTTTCTTCTTGGTGTGAGTGTTGTACACACGCATCACTCTGCAGGGGAGGACAAACAAGAACATCTTAAGCATCAAGCTGCTGAAGCACCGCTGTCGCTGACAAGCTAAGCAACagcaaatatattcatttaatgGAGATTAGACCCATAGTGAGGCAATGAGTGGTCTGAATCAAGATGTCTGAATCCATGTTCTACCTGTCACAGCTGAGGGTGGCTACATATTGCCCCAGAGGATCCCAGGTCACCCCCTGCACGTAGCTCTTATGGTCATTCAAGATAGACAGCTTCTGTCCTGAACACAGGAACAGTTGCAgacaacataataaatacaaagcCAAAATGAGATGTACTCGCACATATTTTACAGAATGCATGTGGATTTGAATCactaaaatactaaatataacaaatgaaccagaaagacagacacacaaacctttGTTGATGTCCCACATAATAGCAGTGTTGTCGACAGACCCAGACACCATGAAGTTTCCATCCCGTGTCCAGCAGATGTCATAGACGTCCTCTATGTGTCCcctaaaagacaaaagaaatggtATGAAATCTGTGTATTAACCACACTATTGCTACTTATTAACGTCAATCATGTTGCAAAATGGACAAAACAAGTAGATCTCCATATTCAGACAAATTTGAATTTTACTCGTAACACAGATTTTTCTTGTAATTCTGAAATGTTTGTCTGACCTTAGGGATTTTAAGATGCCGAGCAAgacattcacatactgtattcatgACATCCTGTATATGAATGCCAAGTAAGCAAAACTGTGCGATGCAGAAATCAGTGAGAAGATAAAATGTGATCTATGCAAAAACCGCTTCATTGTGGTTTTATAATACTGCAGGGCAGGATTTAAAAACTTGGTGGGAATCATTTTATCCTGTCTTGACAAATGCAAGGTGCTAGTAGAATTACAgtttaatttcaatttcaattgtgtttttaacaccttgacaaagaaaatgtaatacactttccacagcaaaacaaatgcacattatgACTATTAGGACgtacaataatttaaaaatacgactttaagacattttatgaccttaaattctgaaaatgtaattaaggaCTTTTTAAGGATTCTGTGGGAACCCCAAGTCTACCAGGAATGTGCACTTACATTATTGATTGTCTAACGCAGTGTGATGCCAGATTACACTGAATTGCTCTTCAGCACTAAGTTGAGCGAGGTTTAACTGTTTTTACAGGGCTCCACACTGTGACACCCAGTGGtcatatcaaaataaataaggGGCTGTCTTTTACCGCCTGGAGAACTTGAGGCGTGTCGGTCAGGACTGTGTGCCTAATCTTATGCCAACTCTCAAGGCCACCGAGGCAGGTTGCGCCTGACATTGCTAAGCGACCATAACCCGCTGTTTCCATCTCTGATCTGCGCCGTGTGTACCGGACCGCGGCACACGAATCAGGAGAGCAGAGGACATCATTGATTGTGTGAGATTTTAGCAGCACCACTCATAAAATGAAtataggggaaacactggacagATATCTACACAACAAAAAAATCTGCCGGCTGTGATTGGTTATTCCTTGTCACACGGCATTTGATGCGCGCTGCTGCGTTCCAAAAGTTAAAGTATTATAACTCAGGGTGCAGCCATCAAAAGGAAATTAAgaagaaacattcaaatattgTAACTCGATGGGATGGAAACTGGCAGAGTAGTGAACCAGAGTTGTTTACCTTAATGTCTTGACCACAGACCAGCTCTCCTTGTTGAGCAGAGCATCTTCATCCTCCTGGAACATGGGCATCTGCTCAGGCTCCTTAGAGTCATTGAGCTTCCACAGCAGAATCGCTGCATCTGtataaaacaacaactacaaTTACTAAAGGCTAATCTATTTTAAAATATCCGTTTTGTTTTAACATTACCTACTACTTTAAATTCCACATAAAcatcttccaccttagaaatatagctaaaatccgacaatttataaatcaaaaaggatgctgaaaaactaacccatgcttttatctcaagccgactcgattactgtaatgcactctttaccggcctcccaaaattAACaatggagagacttcagctcatccaaaacgctccagcgaggctgctgactagaaccaagaggagagaccacatcagtccagtgttagccgctctacactggcttccagtaacttttagaattgattttaaggtcatccttcttgtatacaaagccctaaacggaaccgcaccaagttacgctgccaactctctaatcaactatgtgcccccaaaaACATTACGGTCATCCACTACTGgcttattaaatgttcccagaaacatcaaaaagaaaattggggatgcagccttttacaattatgcaccaaagctatggaacactttacctgcggacattagggaggcaagctcgctcagtatcttcaaaagtaagctgaaaacatatttttttactttagccttttaatagtgccactttaaactaatttaaatgatttcattatgtgttgctatacctggtttaacattgaatgtgtaaaggtaacagataaatttcagagtgtgtatttttgaaaagcctgagttCAAATAGACGGTTTTACcacaggaaaaagaggaagtttctctgataaatgtgtattggagaaaaactggctttaactgaaggaagtaaaccagttgaaatgctacaggggcgcattgttgatctcatgctttcaaaatatggctctgacagtttaaaacgtTTACAAGaatgtgtgatgaatgtgatttcccggcagtagggtcgttaagtacggcacagatagggaaactaggcatgatttccaatgttattttaattctgctatttttatacaattttaattatgctatttttataatggtactttagagtcatttacatctacactgtgattattgtactgtaaatgatctgtctaatcttgtactaattgttatgtttttgctgtgaagcactttgggctgcaattattaTATGAAAGgtgatatacaaataaagcttattattattactactaccaGTTCCTTCTACATAGTAAGACTTAAAATCTTACAGAACACAAATTTAACCATGCATCTGTGTATTGAGTGCGACATACCATCTCCTCCTGAGGCAAGCAGCTCTTCATTGGGGCTGAAGCGCACCACGTTGACAGCCTTGGTGTGTCTAGTCAGATTAGACAGAAACTCCACCACTGCCTTCCCATCTGGGCCTGTGTCTACCCGCCACAGCTGCATCAACACGGGGACAAAAagtaattacacacacatacactctgtAAAAAGGCAGTGCCCTTATACAATCACAGCTGCAGGTAAATATAAacttgttaaaaagaaaaactatttcttTACTATGTAATATTTTGTAAGTAATTCAATTTTGGATCATGAAACTTAATTGTAAAATATGGCAGTTTGAGGAGGACCTGGTTTAAGGTATACTGCaactatttatttacaaatggtAGATTTGTAattgtgaaaaaaaacattgatttttttaagTCACATCAATTGATGCATGTTTGGTGGGACAAGGTTTGTAGAAAAAAACTGGTTATACATGTAAAAATCTGTAGTTTGGTGGATTCTGTGTTTGACACATTCATTGATTTAAAGTCCCGGAGAAAGCCCAATAATGTCCtattaagtaaaaaaacatGTGCACAGATTTACATCACATGGTCATTAAAGTGACTCTGGGTCAGACTGGTATGTTGTAGGTTTATCACTGCATTAACCCTCTGCACTCACTCGGACTGTGGTGTCCACTCCAGCTGTGGCCAGCCGATGAACGCGTCCATCTGAGCTGTGCTGGAAGTCCAGACTGTAGACTGGCTCCTTGTTGTGCCACGCAATCTCACACGTTACCACCTTCATTTTCTTATATGCAACACCGACCTCAGGAGgggaaaaaacataaaactattAAATGTGATACTTCTGACAGTTTCAAAAGGGCTGATATCGGCTAAGCAGCTAACACATAATTAACTTCACATACTGGGCAATATGGAGCCGGCATTACAGGTTACAGAAGAACATACATTAATAAAACAGCTAGTTTGACCACAATGACACTAGAAGCAAATGCTAACGTTACAACTAGCTAATAGTGTAAATTAGCACTTCATTTAGCGGGTTTGCTGGGATGATATGAGGCTAACGCTACGGACAAATGACAAAACTGGGTACATGTGTACATACGTATGCATGTTGGTTACAAATACAACCGAGTTACATGCGTTTATTCTTTCAAATGAAGTTATCTGGAAGTAAAGTAATCTTACCTCCTCTGTTGTCCAACTGAAGCGAGAAGTAATTTCCCGCGTACGATTCGTTCAAAACTTCCGGTCGAGTGAGCTGCAGCGATTGGACGAGCACGCGGAGGGGGCGGTGACTATCTTATACAGTACTATTAGAGTGGCGTTAAAGTatgtgtttggtttggtttcAATACATTTAATGGCAACACAATCAAagaatattgtattattaaccTAATCATTCTTTCATCAAAATCTCCAATCCACATTTAATAACTCCTAcctcatttattatatttgaaaatataaCCATAAAAACTTTCTCCTCCAAAAACATGGCTATCAAGACAGaacaatatgaataaataatgtccTCTGGCTTTGTATATTGTCCTCTGGCATTCAGTTTTGTTGTTCATTTTAGTGTGATTGATTGATATTACTTACAGTATATCTTCTGTATTTGATGTTctataataaataactttttgtgAAACAATAGACTTGTGTTAAATACTTTACGCGACCTTTTGGTAAATTCTCGCTTgtaaaacagataaataaaccATTACAAAGTTACAAGGTAGAAAActacctaaactaaactaaatgccCTTTCCCATTGAGAAAAATGATAGAAcagttgtttctttttaacCTGTAATGTGTAGTTTAAATGATGTAAATATTATGGAGACATTATGTGTGCCATTTGACTTTAGTTTAACGATCAATGCATAAATACACACTTTTCAGTGAAATGGGCTGAAAATGTATTGTTCCATGTTTTCTCTACACTGTTTGCTTTATTCAGTCCATATTTAACTCTTATTGGACTAGGATACTGGTATGTTCAAGAAAAATGTAACCATCTCATTTAATACACAGGATATTGACATATCCTGTGTACAGCCAGGGCCGTTTGGTTACATGACAACTTAAAATGGTCATAAATGACATTTGAAATCagcattcatgttttaatgtatatGTTGTTACTTTGTGTCTTCTCATCTTGTTGTGctcttgaataaatgtaatttgttctCTCTTGAAAAACACATCTTAATCTTTAATGAGGCGTCCTGAATAAACAAagatcaacacaacacacacacccatgatTTACATGCCTGTCAAACACTGACATCTATAGTAAGGCTTTGTATTCTTTCTGCCCGGAGACAAATAACTATTAGGTGGAGCGACAACATGGTCGCATATTAAACATTTCTCAACCAAGAAAGACCTGCTTAAGGAGTAATTAGTGGAAGTTTATTAATAACTCTTTCAAGTTAAGTTTCAGTTTGTGTGAAAATTGACAGCCCTACCTTCTGTTTATTCTTTCATAAGCGTTCACAAAGACACCAATGATTATGTGCGattaaacatttcatcacagagccaatataaaaatatatttgaaagagatatatacaaaatatgcttctgtcagctgtcagtgaaaataaatcagataCAGATACACAGTTTtctttggaaaacaaacaaaacagttaACTTCTATGATTCTACTTAAGAGCAAAGTGAATGGCCTTTAACGTTCATTAATATACTctgattgtattttttatattgctttaataagaaaattaaaaagtgCTAAGCAGCttatattgttacatttactgtattgCAATAACaactgtacacatgtatatatatttaaagttatCTACGACTTAATTTCCCAGGAATCTGTATTCATGATTTACAGGTGGGAGTGTGGCTCTTAATTCCAGGATCTGATGATCGGTTTATTCATTTGTTGCTCCGTCTCTCAGCTCCACCGGTGCGACGAACTCCCCGTTGGAGAGAACCTGGTCCAGGATCTCATCAATTACATTACACTCATAATTCACTTGGTCCAGGTCCAAAGCAGGCACGTAGGAGAGGAGAAGGCGCCCGATGTTGTGCCTCAGCTCAATCAAACTGATAGGAGTGGGAGAAACACAGAGCGGAAATCAGAGTTACGTCATTGTTCTACTGGGTTCATGAATCACATAAATCAGATAGTGATAATTCATGAAACATAAAAAGGAAAGTCATTTTCCAACACGCCAACCATTTGGATGTATCCGAGCTTGAATCTGTGCTTGAGCTCGCTGTCGCTCCTTCCTCCTGTGGATCGCCTTCAGTAGAACCAGTGGCTCCGTGTGGAGTTGTGCTTCTCTCTTGTGCGTtttccctctgctgctgctggctcaaCCGGAGCTCATCACACTGGGATGCCAGGTTTGCCTTTTCCTCCTCCAGACTGGTCAACTGGAGAGTGAACcacaggagaaaagaaaatgaataaaacaaaaggtaAACAAAAAATATACACGGGCTAGCAAATACATATGGAGCAGTATATATGGAGAGATTCAATTACGTTTCTTTATATggtatttgttgacaataaccaGTTTTGTACTTTAAGCTCCAAGTACAGCTAGAACACTGACCTGTGACTGCAGTTCATCACGCTCATTGTTTCTTTGATCCAGTTCCCGCATCAGATAGTCAACTTGCAATGCGATCTCATCCATTTCCTTTTCCTTACATTGGGAAGTACTGGGTTTGTTCTCAGCGGCAGCCAAGGAAACCTCTTTGTCCTTAATAAGTTCATCCACTTTCTGTTTGGCCTTCTCAAACAAATCTTTGTAATCCTTCCCGCCCTCAGTTTCCTCCGTCTGGCTGGCCTGGTCAGAACCCTCCTTCTTCACTTTGATCGGAGACAGCTCCTGCAGTCTGCTCTGCAGGTCTTGCAGTTGGCAGGTAAGGCTACGGACCTGCTCTTTAAAGGAGTCTCTCTCCTGAGCGGTATCCTTCATAAGCTCTAGAAGCTGGTCCTGCTGTTCCTGTGCCTCAATCACACCGGGATAGTAAAGTGGAGGGTCATTACCAACACAGGAAGGTCCCGCGTCTTCGTCACTATCCAGATGACGTGTCACTCCGTTCTGCAAGGTCTGCTTTCCTTGATTCTCACGGTGAGCCGCTCCACTGCTCTCTGACTTATTTACACTTTGCTCAACATTGCAGACGCTGACGGCCACATCTGTAGTCTGTGCTCTACCACTCTGATTAGATGTACTCTGCCCTGCTCGCTCCTCCCCTTCATTTTGAATGTGgtcctcctcttcattcttTACTTTGCTTACTTCTGTCTGGGTGGTGCTGGTGGTCACCTCTGAAGGGCGTGCTCGGGAGCGACTGGCTCCCACAGCTCCGGAGCCCGTCCCTCCAACATTCATCTCTGAGGCGtcatcaacagcagcatcaTCGCTGCACTCCAACTGCATGCCGACGTTAGCATCACTTtgctctccttctgtcttcactTTAGTCGGGTCAAAGCGTGACGTCTTTGGCTTGGGGCTACTGACAATCTCCATAATGAAAATGTCATCATCAGTATCATCTTCTTTATTGTCATCGAGCACTGATGGGGAGCTCAGTGGGCGCACGTCTATTAAATTGGATGTATCTAATTTGCCCCGTTGGAAGCCATTAACTTTAGGTCTTTTGGGCGTTACTTGTGGAGAAGCAGGCCGTGTTCTTTTCCCCCTGCAGTGCACACAAAGCACAATTAGTATGCTTCTTAAACAAAGTCAAATGGATACATTTAAGCtcacaaacaacagaaaaatccTACCTCAGGGGGCCTTCTGACAGTgagcacacactgtaaataattGGAAGAGCATCGCTACTGGATGGGCTGCAAgctagagagaaagaaaacagacatttttaattcttgaaaacttacacacacacacacacacacacacacacacacacacacacacacacacacacacacacacacacacacacacacacacacacacacacacacacacacacacacacacacacacacacacacacacacaccagcttgTGAAAGCGTGGAGGTCCTCAGTGGAGAGGATGCAGCCCTCGCAGCACCCCCTCGTGGTGACACGGTGTTAAACCTACTCCTTGGGGTAGTGGGGGTGGAGGGGGAAGCGACACTCTGTCAACAAGAACAAATAGtaaaacgttttgtttttttccttctgtaTAACACAATCATTATCTTTAGTAAAATGGCATCAACTTTAGTCATCACTCCCAACCTGCAGCGGTCCTTTGGCCTGTTTCTTCTTGCTGAGATTAGCCAAACGCTGCACTTCCTGTTGCATTCGAGTCTCCTCAACCTAGGAAAAAATCAATTCACAAAAGCTCTATTAAGTGTTAACTACTTTGGAACAGAAACCAATACTTCacaggaaaacaaatatttggtaCCATGTGGAGGAAACGGCAAACGCATGCAGAAGAATGTGTCCTTACCTTTTGTCTTTCCtcttgaatgtttttttcttctctctgtctgtaaaGAATACATCACAGAAGTAGGGTAAGGCAAGTCACTTTTATTATGCTCAGTTAATATATTAGGGGCAGAGTCTGGCAGCTTTGTACAAAACTATGTTaagaaaatctaattatttctGGGAAAACTCTGACATCTTCTTTGACCTTTGATTTTAGCATACTCTACgtcaggggtgcccaaaaggtcgatcgcgaTTGAcatagtgcgggtagatcgcgcaccgttaaaataattaatacatatattcccccaacggtgCCCCCTGAAATTAATTTTTcatgccttgcgcattcacattccctccacCACTCCgtttcgctcccacacacacacacacacacacgtttgcacacacctacagtcagagtcagagcggaggaaatGAGAGGAGTGAACGACGCACCAGcagtgttttgaaatgaaactgGACTTACTGTAGTTTGTAGGTCTTGATGTATGAAGGTTGCTCGTCATCAGAGTCCACAGACTCCTGCTCTACCTGGCAGCTCCTGGGAGAGCAAATTAGATCAAGATTAAAAACATCCACTGAGTCTGAGCTACGTTTAGATTGATAGAATAACTTGATATCCacaatgtgcatgtgttttgggTGCTTTTAGTTAGCAATTTAGTTTATCCAATTTCCCCCCGttgaaatataaagtatttctgattcaaTACACAGAGAAATGTGGCAAACGTTAGAAGAGTATTCCTGTGGAAGCCCAGCGTTAACCTAACCCCACTGGGTTGATTAGGACATGGCCCGCTCAGCAGTCCAGCAatatctatagtatatatataatataatatttacctAGCTCCACTAGTTTTATAAATAGATACTAGTTACATCACACCAGAAACAGACATTTGTTAAATTTGTATTTGCGAGTCAATCTGGAGATCCAGTTGGTTTAACATGTATGATTAATGTGATTaagtcatatttatatatatatatatatatatatattggtttATGTTTTATGTCAGTAGCTCTAAAAACTGTTTTTAGGGTTTGTGTTAAAACCTCAAAGAAAGGTTGTATCCACAGATGTGTTctttatgttacatttaatttcaggtAATGACAAGTAACTGTagcaaatataaagaaatacttttaCAGAGTAaactttttcattaaaaaaaagaaagatatgtGGATAGAAATACGAGGTTAGAAATATTGGTTCAACTGTTTTTTTGGATAATGCTCTGGTTACCTGAACTGAGGATCAGGGTTCAAATGGCAGAACCATTTCTCTGGCAGCTTGGTGCAGTCGATCCCATCAGGGAGTTTGCGCCAGCGCAAACACTCTTCACACTGCACCCAGTTTTGATCTGGTCGCTTCCTGAGGACAAAGTATGAGAGCATGTATGAAGTCAACATGGttagagaaataaatgtg
This portion of the Cottoperca gobio chromosome 21, fCotGob3.1, whole genome shotgun sequence genome encodes:
- the morc3a gene encoding MORC family CW-type zinc finger protein 3a isoform X2, which encodes MMAAQTDRGVPLSTLCPKYLHTNSTSHTWPFSAIAELIDNAYDPDVSAKHFWIDKTVVKKQECLSFMDNGNGLDNETMHKMLSFGYSDKTTIKGVKPIGMYGNGFKSGSMCLGRDAIVFSKSKSVSCVGMLSQTYLEKIGANQISVPIVCFKRTQNEFGVREEQKASLQDILLYSPFKTQEELLREIESISSHGSTTGTRIIIWNLRSTSTRKTEFDFETDRYDIRIPSDVYETMKDTSQQPDRVTSHNPESFYSLRAYCSILYLKPRMQIIIRGNNVKSQLIAKSLAFVRKDHYKPTFLMSKRIPITFGYNTKSKDQYGIMMYHKNRLIKAYEHVGCQLKANNKGVGVIGVIECYFLEPTHNKQSFMETDKYRKTMTNLGTKLEDYWNEIKFKRKKENPNSTIPVEDIKKRPDQNWVQCEECLRWRKLPDGIDCTKLPEKWFCHLNPDPQFRSCQVEQESVDSDDEQPSYIKTYKLQQREEKNIQEERQKVEETRMQQEVQRLANLSKKKQAKGPLQSVASPSTPTTPRSRFNTVSPRGGAARAASSPLRTSTLSQAACSPSSSDALPIIYSVCSLSEGPLRGKRTRPASPQVTPKRPKVNGFQRGKLDTSNLIDVRPLSSPSVLDDNKEDDTDDDIFIMEIVSSPKPKTSRFDPTKVKTEGEQSDANVGMQLECSDDAAVDDASEMNVGGTGSGAVGASRSRARPSEVTTSTTQTEVSKVKNEEEDHIQNEGEERAGQSTSNQSGRAQTTDVAVSVCNVEQSVNKSESSGAAHRENQGKQTLQNGVTRHLDSDEDAGPSCVGNDPPLYYPGVIEAQEQQDQLLELMKDTAQERDSFKEQVRSLTCQLQDLQSRLQELSPIKVKKEGSDQASQTEETEGGKDYKDLFEKAKQKVDELIKDKEVSLAAAENKPSTSQCKEKEMDEIALQVDYLMRELDQRNNERDELQSQLTSLEEEKANLASQCDELRLSQQQQRENAQERSTTPHGATGSTEGDPQEEGATASSSTDSSSDTSKCLIELRHNIGRLLLSYVPALDLDQVNYECNVIDEILDQVLSNGEFVAPVELRDGATNE